A window of [Clostridium] innocuum genomic DNA:
GTTCCATATTCTTATTCCGCAAGAGGAAATGGCGTATATCACCATCCTGTTTGGCGGGTGGATGACAAAGGAAGGAACACTGGATTTTCTTGAGAAAAAAAGAAGAGCTATTGTCGTTTGTACCAATGGTATTTCCATTTCCAATTTTCTGTTTCTGAAGCTGAAGGAGGCATTCCCTGAGCTTGAATTTCTTTGTTCTTTATCCTCACGGCAGTTTTACGAATACCATAAGGAATATGATGTTGTATTTGCTACCGTTCATCTTGATACAGCGGTACCACAATTTCTGGTAAAGCCGATTATGGATGATAACGATTTGCATAATCTTCGCAAAAAGGTGTTCAACGAGCTTTTGAATAAAACTATTTATGAGGTTAACTCAGCAAGTCTACTTCATGTTATTGGTAAATATGTGGATGTAAAGGACCGTAAAGGACTGTTGACGGCATTAAAAAGCTATCTTGGTGAAACCACGCAGGAAATGGTTCTGACAGAGCATTGCCATCAAATGGACACAAACAATCTTCATGATCTGTTAACACCGGAAACCGTGCATATAGCAGGGCATGAACTAACCTGGATGGAAGCTATTCAAACTGCATCGGAACCATTGCTGAGAAATGGCTGTATTACAACGAAATATATAGAAAATATGATTTACAGCGTCAAATATGATAAACCGATCTGGACGATTGCGGATGGTCTGCTGCTGGCACATGCAAGTGTAGAGGAGGGGGTTAATGCATTGGGCATGTCCCTTCTAAAGCTGCCGGAAAGTATTTGCTTTAATGGTTATATGGAAGCTGTTATCGTTGTCGTTATGGCAACACCAAATCGTGAAATTCATTTAAAGGCGCTGTATGCACTGATTGATATCGTAGAAAATGAAGAAGATTTTAATCGGATGAAGTCTACAGACTCCATTTCGGAAATATTAGATATAATATCTAAAGAAAGGTACGAGGTATGTTAGAGAATTTAAAAAAAGATGTATGTGAGATTGCGAAAAGAGCACAGCGTGATGGATTATGCAAGCATAAATCAGGGAATTTCTCAGCCCGTGATGTGAAAAGCGGCTATATTGTTATTACACCGACAAGTGTGGATCGTGAGCTGCTGACTCCAAGAGATATGATCGTGATGGATTTGGAGGCCAATGTAATTGAAAACCTGTCCGGTTTAAAACCGACAAGTGAATCGCTGATGCACATTACCATTTATAAGACCAGAAAGGATGCGAATGCTATTGCACATACCCATTCTATGTATGCAACTACGTTTGCATTATTAAATAAGCCGATTCCTGCTATCGTATATGAAGTCGCAAATATGGGACTTACAAAGGGACGCGTGCCGGTGGCGCCTTATGGAAGACCGGGGACGATGGAGCTGGCAAACAGTGTGGTTGATGCATGCATGGAA
This region includes:
- a CDS encoding class II aldolase/adducin family protein translates to MLENLKKDVCEIAKRAQRDGLCKHKSGNFSARDVKSGYIVITPTSVDRELLTPRDMIVMDLEANVIENLSGLKPTSESLMHITIYKTRKDANAIAHTHSMYATTFALLNKPIPAIVYEVANMGLTKGRVPVAPYGRPGTMELANSVVDACMEAESFLMESHGAVAFDSQDIYEAFLKAAYIEELAQLYYNAVTVLQGKEPKSFAQEELQKWEYPKEIKFPKQ